Proteins from a genomic interval of Lolium perenne isolate Kyuss_39 chromosome 1, Kyuss_2.0, whole genome shotgun sequence:
- the LOC127292160 gene encoding taxadiene 5-alpha hydroxylase-like — protein sequence MDYLLVAVAALIVTASSIGFHLLTRAKKPCPAKLPPGSLGLPVIGQTIGLVRAMRANSVDRWIQERIDRYGLVSKLSLFCTPAVLLAGTEANQFVFFCSMLPVWRPRSFQRIIGEKNMMNLYGDDHRRIRGAVMELLKHDMHRLYVRRMDSEVRRHLEKNWAGRTPVTVLPLMKRLALDIICALLFGLEPGAMRDSLAADLVRMLEGTIAIPVNLPFTAFGRSLKASGRVRRLLSGIVREKKAKLEQGKSAPTNDLISRLLGLTDNQGQQLLTNDEIVDNSMLVLLAGHDTTSLLMTFMVRHLANDPDTLAAMVQEHEEIARNKAAGEALTWEDLAKMNFTWQVAQETLRIVPPAFASLRIALEDIEFDGYRIPKGWLVFLAASATHMDPSIYHEPDKLDPSHFDNYSLAAGPPCSNLAFGCGHRICPGIVFAKIEILVTMHYLVRHFRWKLCCKENTFARDSLPSPLLHGLPIQIEHMTSL from the exons ATGGATTATTTGCTCGTAGCGGTAGCAGCACTCATTGTCACGGCCTCGTCCATAGGCTTCCACCTCCTGACCAGAGCAAAGAAACCATGTCCGGCCAAGTTGCCCCCGGGCTCTCTCGGTCTGCCGGTGATTGGCCAGACCATCGGCCTCGTCCGCGCCATGCGCGCCAACAGCGTCGACCGGTGGATTCAGGAGCGAATCGACAGATACGGGCTGGTTTCGAAGCTCTCGCTGTTCTGCACGCCCGCGGTTCTTCTGGCTGGCACGGAGGCCAATCAGTTCGTGTTCTTCTGCAGCATGCTGCCTGTGTGGCGGCCGCGGTCCTTCCAGCGTATCATCGGGGAGAAGAACATGATGAACCTCTACGGCGACGACCACCGGCGCATCCGTGGGGCGGTAATGGAGCTCCTTAAGCATGACATGCACAGGTTGTACGTTAGGAGGATGGACTCGGAGGTGAGGCGCCACCTGGAGAAGAACTGGGCCGGCCGCACCCCCGTCACGGTGCTGCCACTGATGAAGCGGCTGGCGCTGGACATCATCTGCGCGCTACTGTTCGGCCTCGAGCCCGGCGCCATGCGTGACTCCCTCGCCGCCGACTTGGTGCGCATGCTGGAGGGCACCATCGCGATACCGGTGAACCTGCCGTTCACGGCCTTCGGCCGGAGCCTCAAGGCCAGCGGTAGGGTTCGAAGGCTACTCAGCGGGATCGTGCGAGAGAAGAAGGCCAAGCTGGAGCAGGGCAAGTCGGCGCCGACCAATGACCTCATAAGCCGCCTGCTCGGCCTGACAGACAACCAAGGCCAGCAGCTGCTGACCAATGACGAGATCGTTGACAACAGTATGCTCGTCCTCCTCGCCGGCCATGACACCACGTCCTTACTCATGACGTTCATGGTACGTCACCTCGCTAATGATCCGGACACCCTCGCCGCGATGGTGCAAG AGCATGAGGAGATTGCGAGGAACAAGGCTGCTGGAGAGGCTCTCACCTGGGAAGACCTGGCTAAGATGAACTTCACATGGCAAGTCGCACAGGAGACACTTCGCATCGTCCCTCCAGCCTTCGCGAGCTTGAGAATAGCACTCGAGGACATAGAGTTCGACGGCTACCGTATCCCAAAAGGATGGCTG GTGTTTTTGGCGGCAAGCGCAACGCACATGGACCCCAGCATCTACCACGAGCCGGATAAGCTCGACCCCTCCCATTTCGACAACTACTCCTTGGCAGCGGGGCCACCGTGCTCCAATCTCGCCTTCGGCTGCGGCCATAGAATATGTCCCGGGATAGTGTTTGCCAAGATCGAAATACTGGTGACGATGCACTACCTAGTGAGACACTTTAGGTGGAAGCTATGCTGCAAGGAGAACACTTTCGCCAGGGACTCCTTGCCTTCGCCGCTGTTGCATGGCCTGCCAATACAAATCGAGCACATGACCTCTCTTTGA